One stretch of Nesterenkonia halotolerans DNA includes these proteins:
- a CDS encoding alanine/glycine:cation symporter family protein: MSTTSAYITAAAAEESSLQQAANTVDGWFAGITEFFSGIIFATIPLGGFDAPVIVLWSILAAIGFSIYFGFVQFRTPHISLEVLRGKWTTEKDPGEVSHFQALTSAVSATVGLGNIAGVAAAISLGGPGATFWMIIAGLFGMCTKFVECTLGVKYRHIDENGVVHGGPFQYLKVAYHKLGRIPVAIITGLFAVAIMLFGVVGGGMFQANQAFGQLRAATGGDDGAFGSDLAALIFGIVFAILVGVVVIGGIKSIGSVTSKLVPAMAIIYVGACLIVILVNIGNVGNAFGAIIDGAFSPEGISGGVLGVIIIGVQRAAFSNEAGIGSAPIAHSAVKTRRPISEGFNAALEPFIDTVLVCTMTALVIIFAWTPEYQDALDAGGADNPVSLTSAAFDSFIPGFNIVLTVAVLLFAYSTLITWSYYGIQAWRHLFGTSKIGDGIFRGIALLLVVVGCLVSTQNIFDFADSALFMCIFINVIGLVILAPKVKEEMKQYLADRKAGRLLEDPEPLPHELAERR; encoded by the coding sequence ATGAGCACCACGAGTGCATACATCACGGCGGCTGCCGCGGAGGAATCCTCGCTGCAGCAGGCCGCAAATACCGTGGATGGCTGGTTCGCCGGCATCACGGAGTTCTTCTCCGGAATCATCTTCGCCACCATCCCGTTGGGCGGCTTCGACGCACCGGTCATCGTGCTCTGGTCCATTCTGGCTGCCATCGGCTTCAGCATCTATTTCGGCTTCGTGCAGTTCCGCACCCCGCACATCAGCCTCGAGGTGCTGCGCGGCAAATGGACCACAGAGAAGGATCCCGGTGAGGTCTCTCACTTCCAGGCCCTGACCTCCGCCGTCTCTGCGACGGTCGGTCTCGGCAATATCGCCGGCGTCGCCGCGGCGATCTCCCTGGGTGGCCCCGGTGCCACCTTCTGGATGATCATCGCCGGCCTATTCGGCATGTGCACCAAGTTCGTGGAGTGCACCCTCGGTGTGAAGTACCGCCACATCGATGAGAACGGTGTGGTCCACGGCGGACCCTTCCAGTACCTCAAGGTCGCCTACCACAAGCTGGGCCGCATCCCCGTGGCCATCATCACCGGCCTCTTCGCCGTTGCGATCATGCTCTTCGGCGTGGTCGGCGGCGGCATGTTCCAGGCCAACCAGGCCTTCGGGCAGCTGCGCGCAGCCACCGGCGGCGACGACGGCGCCTTTGGCTCGGACCTCGCAGCCCTGATCTTCGGCATCGTGTTCGCCATCCTGGTCGGCGTGGTCGTCATCGGCGGCATCAAGTCCATCGGCTCGGTGACCTCCAAGCTGGTCCCGGCAATGGCCATCATCTACGTCGGTGCCTGCCTGATCGTCATCCTGGTCAACATCGGCAACGTCGGAAACGCCTTCGGTGCGATCATCGACGGTGCGTTCTCCCCTGAGGGCATCTCCGGCGGCGTCCTGGGTGTCATCATCATCGGTGTCCAGCGAGCAGCCTTCTCCAACGAGGCCGGCATCGGCTCCGCGCCGATCGCTCACTCGGCGGTCAAGACCCGCCGCCCGATCTCCGAAGGCTTCAACGCTGCACTGGAGCCCTTCATCGACACAGTGCTGGTCTGCACCATGACCGCTCTGGTCATCATCTTCGCCTGGACTCCCGAATACCAGGACGCTCTGGATGCCGGCGGCGCGGACAACCCCGTGAGCCTGACCTCTGCGGCCTTCGACTCCTTCATCCCCGGCTTCAACATCGTGCTGACCGTGGCGGTCCTGCTGTTCGCCTACTCCACGCTGATCACCTGGTCCTACTACGGCATCCAGGCTTGGAGGCACCTCTTCGGCACCTCCAAGATCGGTGATGGCATCTTCCGCGGAATCGCCCTGCTTCTGGTCGTCGTCGGCTGCCTCGTCTCCACGCAGAACATCTTCGACTTCGCCGACTCGGCGCTGTTCATGTGCATCTTCATCAACGTCATCGGCCTGGTCATCCTTGCACCGAAGGTCAAGGAAGAGATGAAGCAGTACCTGGCAGACCGCAAGGCCGGTCGTCTGCTGGAGGATCCGGAGCCGCTGCCGCACGAGCTGGCAGAACGCCGCTGA
- a CDS encoding GNAT family N-acetyltransferase — MAQGTELLIREATEADWDRIAELTVAAYVDGGFLTAGDSYVSHLTDVATRAAASTVLVAEVPTEHGPAVAAAVAVTNAGGPMAEVARAGEMEFRMLAVAPEHQGRGIARRMVRHIIDRAESRPEIQALTLCSLTSMTTAHALYRSEGFREVPERDFWLEEKDARFPFFIREV, encoded by the coding sequence ATGGCGCAGGGCACTGAGCTGCTCATTCGGGAAGCCACCGAGGCGGACTGGGACAGGATCGCGGAGCTGACTGTGGCCGCCTACGTGGATGGCGGATTCCTCACCGCGGGAGACTCCTATGTCAGCCACCTCACCGATGTGGCCACCCGGGCTGCCGCGTCCACCGTGCTGGTGGCCGAGGTGCCCACGGAGCACGGACCCGCCGTGGCGGCCGCTGTGGCCGTCACGAATGCGGGCGGCCCGATGGCCGAAGTGGCGCGCGCCGGAGAGATGGAGTTCCGCATGCTCGCGGTGGCGCCGGAGCACCAGGGCCGCGGCATCGCGCGACGCATGGTCCGGCACATCATCGACCGCGCCGAGTCGCGGCCGGAGATCCAGGCACTGACACTGTGCAGCCTGACCTCGATGACGACGGCGCATGCGCTCTACCGCTCGGAGGGTTTCCGTGAGGTCCCGGAGCGAGACTTCTGGCTCGAGGAGAAGGACGCCCGCTTCCCCTTCTTCATCCGCGAGGTCTGA
- a CDS encoding inositol monophosphatase family protein: MTTIDARKLQDLLEIAHEAAAAGAAVLAEREDVSPSGLVLGQEVVGVETKSSASDLVTDFDRRAEQAVRAVINHRRPDDGVSGEEYGTTTPEEPSGYRWSIDPLDGTTNFVRGIVYYGTSVGLQGPDGDWLVGVVAAPALSRIWWASRGQGAYSVNGDSEPTRLGGPTGTLAAGLLSTGYGYDPARRAEQTKAVAAMLPAFGNMRRLGAAALDICMVADGTQNAYAEYGIWEHDWAAGALIAEEAGVRVHRPAAADSSVTPDWCVIGDIGIELSELSPAPLER; encoded by the coding sequence ATGACCACGATAGATGCCCGGAAGCTTCAGGATCTCCTGGAGATCGCTCACGAGGCGGCCGCAGCCGGTGCCGCGGTGCTGGCCGAGCGGGAAGACGTCTCCCCCTCGGGGCTCGTCCTGGGTCAGGAGGTCGTGGGGGTGGAGACCAAGTCCTCCGCCTCGGACCTGGTCACAGATTTCGACCGGCGCGCCGAGCAGGCCGTCCGCGCGGTGATCAACCATCGCCGCCCCGACGACGGGGTCTCCGGCGAGGAGTACGGGACCACGACACCGGAGGAGCCCAGCGGCTACCGCTGGTCCATCGACCCGCTGGACGGGACCACGAACTTCGTCCGCGGGATCGTCTATTACGGGACCTCCGTGGGACTCCAGGGTCCCGACGGGGACTGGCTGGTCGGCGTCGTCGCCGCCCCGGCGCTGAGTCGCATCTGGTGGGCAAGTCGAGGCCAGGGCGCCTACAGCGTCAACGGAGATTCAGAGCCGACCCGGCTGGGCGGGCCGACCGGCACGTTGGCCGCAGGGCTGCTCTCCACCGGCTACGGCTATGACCCCGCGCGCCGAGCGGAGCAGACCAAGGCAGTGGCGGCCATGCTGCCCGCCTTCGGCAATATGCGCCGACTGGGTGCGGCTGCCCTGGACATCTGCATGGTCGCCGACGGCACGCAGAACGCCTACGCCGAGTACGGCATTTGGGAGCACGACTGGGCCGCCGGCGCACTCATCGCCGAAGAGGCCGGAGTGCGAGTGCACCGGCCCGCCGCGGCAGACAGCAGCGTCACCCCGGACTGGTGTGTGATCGGCGACATCGGGATCGAGCTCAGCGAGCTCTCCCCCGCACCGCTGGAGCGCTGA